A genomic segment from Desulfallas thermosapovorans DSM 6562 encodes:
- the serA gene encoding phosphoglycerate dehydrogenase: protein MAKYKVLAMDNVSQKGLEPLYQDPDIEVVIGSKMTEDELVAVIGEYDAMIVRSATKVTPRILENAPKLKVVGRAGVGVDNIDLNAATQHGVLVVNAPDGNTIAAAEHTVAMMLALARNIPQAVAKMKNGVWDKKAFLGVELRGKTLGVIGLGRIGSAVARRAQAMEMDIVAYDPYISAEKAESMGVKLVTLEELLPVADFITVHMPKTKETYHMLDDKAFAAMKDGVRVINCARGGIVDEEALYKYMQSGKVAGAALDVFEKEPNTDSPLLELNNFIATPHLGASTAEAQINVAVDVAEEIVDALKDKVVRNTVNVPSVKPEVMSKIKPYLKLAEKLGKFQAQLVEGRVNKLEITYNGDLAGADVKPITTAVVKGFLDPILQESVNFINAQLLAKNRGISVVQTVNGRAEGYASLITVKVVSDKGEKTLSGTLFQENDPRIVMVDGYRVDAVPEGYMLYVPHMDKPRIIGPVGMLIGEHHINIAGMQVGRKEIGGKAVMMLSVDAPVPDETIKAIAEIDGVLDVKFVSL, encoded by the coding sequence ATGGCAAAATATAAAGTCCTGGCAATGGATAATGTATCCCAAAAGGGTTTGGAACCTTTATACCAAGACCCGGATATTGAGGTGGTTATCGGCTCAAAAATGACCGAAGATGAACTGGTGGCTGTTATTGGTGAGTATGACGCCATGATAGTGCGCAGTGCCACCAAAGTGACACCCCGGATTTTGGAGAATGCTCCCAAACTGAAAGTGGTGGGCCGGGCCGGAGTAGGTGTGGATAATATTGATCTTAATGCCGCCACCCAGCACGGTGTGCTGGTGGTTAATGCCCCGGACGGTAACACCATTGCCGCCGCCGAACATACCGTGGCCATGATGCTGGCCCTGGCCAGGAATATTCCCCAGGCTGTGGCCAAAATGAAAAACGGCGTATGGGATAAAAAAGCCTTTCTGGGTGTGGAACTGCGGGGTAAAACACTGGGTGTTATCGGTCTGGGCAGAATCGGCTCGGCAGTGGCCCGGCGGGCCCAGGCCATGGAAATGGATATAGTGGCCTACGACCCCTACATTTCCGCGGAAAAGGCTGAATCCATGGGGGTTAAGCTGGTTACTTTGGAGGAGCTGTTACCGGTGGCGGATTTTATCACCGTGCACATGCCCAAAACCAAAGAAACTTATCACATGCTGGATGACAAGGCATTCGCGGCCATGAAGGACGGGGTGCGGGTGATCAACTGTGCCCGTGGCGGTATTGTGGATGAGGAAGCTTTATACAAGTATATGCAGTCCGGTAAAGTGGCCGGTGCGGCGCTGGACGTTTTTGAAAAGGAACCCAACACCGACAGTCCTTTACTGGAATTGAACAATTTTATCGCCACCCCGCATTTGGGCGCCTCCACCGCCGAAGCCCAGATTAATGTAGCCGTGGATGTGGCCGAGGAAATAGTGGATGCCCTGAAAGATAAGGTGGTGCGCAATACCGTAAATGTCCCGTCAGTTAAGCCTGAAGTTATGTCCAAGATCAAGCCCTACCTGAAATTGGCTGAAAAACTGGGTAAATTCCAGGCCCAGCTGGTGGAGGGACGGGTTAATAAATTGGAAATCACTTATAACGGCGACCTGGCCGGTGCAGATGTCAAGCCTATTACCACCGCGGTGGTAAAGGGATTTTTGGATCCCATACTGCAGGAATCGGTTAACTTTATTAATGCCCAGCTACTGGCCAAGAACCGGGGTATCAGTGTAGTGCAAACCGTCAATGGCCGGGCCGAAGGTTATGCCAGCCTGATCACTGTAAAAGTGGTCTCCGATAAAGGTGAAAAAACATTATCGGGCACACTGTTCCAGGAAAATGATCCCCGCATTGTGATGGTGGACGGTTACCGGGTGGATGCCGTTCCCGAAGGGTATATGCTTTACGTGCCGCACATGGACAAACCCAGAATTATCGGCCCTGTGGGTATGTTAATCGGCGAGCATCATATAAATATTGCCGGTATGCAGGTGGGTCGTAAAGAAATCGGCGGCAAAGCCGTGATGATGCTTTCAGTGGATGCACCGGTACCCGATGAAACAATAAAAGCAATAGCCGAAATAGATGGAGTGCTGGATGTAAAGTTTGTTAGCTTGTAG
- a CDS encoding pyridoxal-phosphate-dependent aminotransferase family protein: MQDKSYLMIPGPTPVPPTVVAAMTAPIIGHRSEGFQVLHKGIIAKLQKLFQTQNEIYILTSSGTGGMESAVANTVSAGDKVLTLVGGKFGERWSELAHQYGAEVIELNYEWGTCVDPRLVQEALAANPDIKVVFATQNETSTGVVNDIESIGKIVAQTPALFVVDGVSGVGGIEIKVDQWHVDILTTGSQKSLMLPPGLAIQSISDKAWQVIEANKSPRYYFSLLKARKQYPKWNTAYTPAVSLFVGLDAALDMMLNEGLDNVYARHKLLRDATRAAIRALGLKLMTEDSCASPVVTSVYAPEGIGADDIRKVLTKEYNITFAGGQAKLKNKIFRIAHMGFADQMNVIIAIAGLEMALQKVGYPVELGAGVKAAQQVFLGE, from the coding sequence ATGCAGGATAAAAGTTATTTAATGATTCCGGGACCGACCCCGGTACCGCCGACGGTGGTTGCCGCCATGACAGCGCCCATAATCGGGCACCGCAGTGAAGGTTTTCAGGTACTGCACAAAGGTATTATTGCTAAATTGCAGAAACTGTTCCAAACCCAAAATGAAATATATATATTGACCAGTTCCGGCACCGGTGGTATGGAGTCCGCGGTGGCCAACACGGTCAGCGCCGGGGATAAGGTGCTCACCCTGGTGGGCGGTAAATTTGGCGAGCGCTGGTCTGAACTAGCCCATCAATACGGCGCTGAAGTAATCGAGCTGAACTATGAATGGGGCACCTGTGTGGACCCGAGGTTGGTGCAGGAAGCACTGGCGGCCAACCCCGACATTAAAGTTGTTTTTGCCACCCAGAATGAAACTTCCACCGGTGTGGTAAACGATATTGAAAGTATTGGTAAAATAGTGGCTCAAACCCCGGCACTTTTCGTGGTGGACGGAGTCAGCGGCGTAGGCGGCATTGAAATCAAAGTGGACCAGTGGCATGTGGATATATTAACCACCGGCTCTCAAAAATCGTTAATGCTACCCCCTGGTTTGGCCATTCAAAGTATCAGTGATAAAGCCTGGCAAGTAATTGAAGCCAACAAATCACCACGGTATTATTTCAGCTTGCTCAAGGCCAGGAAACAGTACCCCAAATGGAACACGGCCTATACCCCGGCAGTATCGCTGTTTGTAGGCCTCGACGCGGCACTGGATATGATGTTGAACGAAGGTTTGGATAATGTATATGCCCGGCATAAATTGCTCCGTGACGCCACCCGGGCTGCCATCAGGGCACTGGGATTGAAATTGATGACCGAAGACAGCTGCGCCTCCCCGGTGGTCACCTCGGTGTACGCGCCGGAAGGTATCGGGGCGGATGATATTCGCAAAGTGCTGACCAAAGAATATAATATCACCTTTGCCGGCGGGCAAGCTAAATTGAAAAATAAAATCTTCCGCATTGCCCACATGGGTTTTGCCGATCAGATGAATGTGATCATTGCCATAGCCGGTTTGGAAATGGCACTGCAAAAGGTTGGTTATCCGGTTGAACTTGGTGCTGGTGTAAAAGCAGCCCAGCAAGTATTTTTGGGGGAGTGA